From the bacterium genome, the window TGCCTCGCTCGTCGTCGCCGTTCCCTCCGCTGCGGAGCCGCTGCGGGTGGTGACCACGCTGCCCGACCTCGCGGACCTGGTCACGCAAGTGGGTGGCGAGGACGTGGACGCCCTGGCTCTCGTTCAGGGCCCCCAGGATCCCCACTTCATCGAGCCCCGGCCGAGCTTCCTCACCCGGCTGCACCGCGCGGACCTGTTCGTTCAGAACGGGCTCGAGCTGGAGCTTGGCTGGGCGTCGACGCTGCTGGCCCGGGCCCGCAACCCGAAGATCCGCCCGGGCGGCTCCGCCCACGTCGACGTCTCCAGGGCTATTCAGCCCCTCGAGGTACCGGACGCGACCCTGGACCGTTCGGCAGGCGACCTCCATCGCTACGGCAACCCGCACTTCCTGGTGGACCCGCTGAACGGGCTCCGCGTGGCCTGGCTGCTACGCGAGGAACTCTCCCGGATCCGTCCGGAGCGCGCCGACGCGTTTCGCGCCCGCAGCGACGCCTTCTCCCGCGAGCTGATGGAGCACCTCGTCGGCACGGAGCTCGCCGCGGCCCATTCGCCCGAGGAGCTGGCCCGCGCCCTCGAGAGCGGCCGCCTAGACAAGCTCGGCACCGCGGGCGGCTGGTGGGCGGCGACTGGGGCACTGCGCGGACGCAAGGTGATTCAGGACCACCGCGTCTTCCCCTACCTGTTGGCGCGTTTCGGGCTGGTGAGCCTGGGCGAGCTCGAGCCCAAACCCGGCATCGCGCCGACCAGCGGGCACCTGGCCAGACTCGTCGAGATCATGAAGCAGGAACAGGTCGGTTTGGTTCTCCACAGTGTCTACTTCGACCGCCGCCACGCCGACCGCGTGGCCAGCGAAACCGGAGCGCGGGTGGTAGAGCTGGCCCATCAGGTGGGGAGCATCGAAGGCAGTAACGACTACCTGTCGATGATCGGCGAGAACGTGCGTCGCCTCCGGGAAGCAGTGGACGAGTGACGGCCGAGGCGCTGCTCTCCGCCCGCGACGTTCGGCTCGGCTACGGCGAGGCGCCGGTACTCGGCGTGGACGCGTGGCGCGTGGATGCGGGCGACTACTGGTGCATCCTCGGTGCCAACGGCTCAGGGAAGACGACACTGTTGCTGGGCGTCCTCGAGTTGCTGATGCCTCAGGCCGGGAGCTTCGAGCGTCACGCCAGCATCGCGTCGCGAGAGCGCGTCGGCTACGTGCCCCAGCACGGTACCTGGCGCGGCACCCTGCCATGCAACCTC encodes:
- a CDS encoding zinc ABC transporter substrate-binding protein — protein: MKFLLLLCASLVVAVPSAAEPLRVVTTLPDLADLVTQVGGEDVDALALVQGPQDPHFIEPRPSFLTRLHRADLFVQNGLELELGWASTLLARARNPKIRPGGSAHVDVSRAIQPLEVPDATLDRSAGDLHRYGNPHFLVDPLNGLRVAWLLREELSRIRPERADAFRARSDAFSRELMEHLVGTELAAAHSPEELARALESGRLDKLGTAGGWWAATGALRGRKVIQDHRVFPYLLARFGLVSLGELEPKPGIAPTSGHLARLVEIMKQEQVGLVLHSVYFDRRHADRVASETGARVVELAHQVGSIEGSNDYLSMIGENVRRLREAVDE